The Haloprofundus salinisoli region CCACGAGGCGTTTCGAAGCCGCGAGTAGCCGTACCCAGCGCGCCACTCGACTCCGGTGAACACCGCCGGCGAACCCTACCTATACGGGACTGACCGTCGGTCCCTCCCACGCCATGTCGACAGACCTGACCGACGACGACGAGGGGAAACCGCTTCTCGACGGATCGGGAGAGCACGTCGGCTTCGTGGCCGACGTGGAGGACGGAACCGCCCACGTCGACCCCGACCGCGACCTCGACGACGAGCTGAAGCAACGACTGGGGTGGGGACCCTCGGAGTCGGAGACGTACTCGCTCCGACACGACGCTATCGACCGAGTGACCGAAGAGGTGATACGCCTGCGCGCCGACTACGGCGGCGAGTAGAGACCGGTCACTAGGCCCTCGGAAACGGGTCTCGCGCTCGTCACACCCTTCGGGTCGGAAGACGACGCGCAAGCCCCGAAACGCGACTCGACGAACCGCCCGTTTGACCGCCGCTAGAGAGTTCACCCCTGATGCTCGTTCTCGGAGACGCCCACGCCGACGACGCGGCGAACCGCCGCGCGCTGTTAGCCGCGTACCGTGCGGCCCAGGAAAATCCCGACGTAGACGCCGGAACGGCGCTGCAACTCGGCGACTTGCACCACTACGACCTCCCGGTTCCGACCTGGTTCGTCGTCGGGAACAACGAGGCGTTCGACGTCGTCGAATCGATCCGTCGCGGCGACGCCTCGCTCACCGCGTCGCGGCCGCACCTACTGGCGAGTACCGCGGTCGAACTCGATGGCCTGCGCGTCGTCGGCCTCTCAGGGACGTACGCGCCGACGCAGTACGCGAAACCGCGGGCCGAACTGCGCGGCGAGCGCCGCCGCCACTTCGTCCGAGAGGACGTAGCGCGCGCGAAAGCGCTCGGCGACGCGGACGTCCTGCTCTGCCACCAAGCGCCGCACGGCCTCCTCAAAATCGGTGGCCGCGACGCCGGCTGCGACCCCGTCGACGAGGTGCTGCGAGCGCTCTCGCCGGAGCTCTGTCTCGTCGGCCACTACCACCGCCACGCCGAGGAGTCGCTCGGCGACACGCGGGTCGTCAGCCTCGCACCCGCGTGGCGACGGTACTATTCGCTCGACCCCGAGACGCTGGCGCTCACGGCGTACGAGACCCTCGGCTCGGACGCGTAGCGGACCGAGCGAGAGGACGAATTTCGCTCGTAGTGACTGTCCGTCGAACGCGACGTTCGCCGAGCGACTTTGCCGTCTCGGGTCGTCCGCCGACACGTGTTTCGACGGACACTGCTTCGGAAGGGCGCTGCGGCGCTCGCCGCCGCGCAGATAGCGGTTCCGGGTCGCCGCGCCGGGACCGACGGCGTCGACGCCGACGCCATCGTCGGCAGCGCTACCGCAGACACCGTCGACGGCGCGCAGCCGACGTACCGAAACCCCGTCCACGACCGCGTTTTCGCCGACCCGGCGGTCGTCCGCGGCGACGACGGCGGCTTCTACGCCTACGGGACGTACAACGACTGGGGAAGCGCTCGTCCGCGGCGACTGATTCCGATTCTTCGCTCCGAGAACCTCGTCCGCTGGACGTACGTCGGCGAGGCGCTCCGGCGCATTCCGGCGTGGCGAGGCTCCCGAGAGCTCGGACTCTGGGCGCCGGACGTGCGGCGAATCGGCGGACGGTACGTTCTCTACTACTCGCTCACGCGCTTCGGCGACGACAACCCCGCCATCGGTGCCGCCGTCGCAGAGACGCCCGGCGGTCCGTTCGAGGACCGCGGGAGAGTGCTGCAGAGCGACGGCGTCGGTCTCCCGAACACCATCGACCCGTGTCCGTACGTCGAGGACGGGACGCCGTACCTCCTCTTCGGGAGCCACCGGGGTATCTACGGCGTCCGCCTGACACCGAACGGACTGTCGGTCGCGGGCGATCCCTTCCAAATCACGGGCGACGGGGTCGAGGCGGCGTACGTCGTCCGGCGGAACGGCCGGTACTACCTGTTCGGCTCGCGCGGAACGTGTTGCGACGGGCTCGCGAGCACGTACCATCTCGTCGTCGGCCGCGCGGACTCACTACGGGGGCCGTATCGTAATCGGGCTGGAAATCGGCTGCTCGACGCGCCGGGAACGACGATTCTCCGCGGCGACGACACGTTCGCCGCACCCGGCCACAACGCCGTCGTCGTCGACGACAGCGGCGACTGGTGGCTCGTTTACCACGCCTACAAGCGGTCGAACCCGTGGGCGTGGTCGGGCGAAGTGCCGCGACGGGTGCTGATGCTCGACCAACTGGCGTGGAACGGCGGGTGGCCGACCGTCCCGACGGAGACGCCGAGTCGCGTCGCACCGGCACCGACTGTCGACCGGTGACCGCGGGCGGGTCAGTCGTCACCTGCCTTCACTTGTCGTCTCGCCACCGTCGAACCGCACTGGCGAGCGCGTCGACCGCTTCGTCGATGCCGAGTTCGTCGGTATCGAGCGCCAGGTCTGCGCGCGCTCCGGGGTCGTCGAACTCGCCGTGGACGACGTAGACCCCCCGTTCGTCGATGCCGTTCTCGCGGGCGCGGTTGCGCTCCAGACACGTCTCCAGCGATGCGGTCACGTGAACGAGATGGACGTCCGGAAGCCGCAGAAACCGCTCCTGCCACTCACGGCGGTAGAAGGTACCGTCGAGCAGCCAATCGTCGTCGGGCCGCTCGGCGACGCGGTCGTACAGTCGCTCGTACGTCCGCCGCGAGAAGTCGTCCGAGTGCAGCACCTCGAACGGCGTACCCACCGCAGCCAGTCGCTCGGCGGCCCGCGCCGAGACGGTCGTCTTACCCGCCCCCGGCGGTCCGCAGACGATGAGAATCACTCCGAACTCCGGTGCTCGACTCTCTCGCTCCGTCGCTACTTCATTCGTTTGCGGAGGCTATCGAGCGTCAGCGCTCCCTGTATCGCGTACGAGAGCTTCCGGCTCTTCCGCGCGATGGTGGCGGCACCCAGGAGCAACCCCGCGCGCTTTTTGTCGCCGCGCTTCCACGCCATTCCTGCCTGCGTGAGCAGCGACAGCAGGTTGAGTCGGTCGAGCGTGCTTCCGTCTTTCTTTCCGCCGCTCGTGTTCTCGTTCGTCATACGACAGGATACGGCTTCCAGCCACGTAAGCGACGGGGCTGAACGGCTCGAACTGGGTACTCGCGACCCCTCAGACGGGTCCCTCTTCGGCGTGCGAACTGCGGTTGCGGGCCGCGATGCGGTCCGACACCCAGTCGACGGCCGGCGTCGCCGTCACGCCGTGGACGGCCACGGAGATGAGCACGATACAGCCGACGAGCGC contains the following coding sequences:
- a CDS encoding family 43 glycosylhydrolase — its product is MFRRTLLRKGAAALAAAQIAVPGRRAGTDGVDADAIVGSATADTVDGAQPTYRNPVHDRVFADPAVVRGDDGGFYAYGTYNDWGSARPRRLIPILRSENLVRWTYVGEALRRIPAWRGSRELGLWAPDVRRIGGRYVLYYSLTRFGDDNPAIGAAVAETPGGPFEDRGRVLQSDGVGLPNTIDPCPYVEDGTPYLLFGSHRGIYGVRLTPNGLSVAGDPFQITGDGVEAAYVVRRNGRYYLFGSRGTCCDGLASTYHLVVGRADSLRGPYRNRAGNRLLDAPGTTILRGDDTFAAPGHNAVVVDDSGDWWLVYHAYKRSNPWAWSGEVPRRVLMLDQLAWNGGWPTVPTETPSRVAPAPTVDR
- a CDS encoding metallophosphoesterase family protein — translated: MLVLGDAHADDAANRRALLAAYRAAQENPDVDAGTALQLGDLHHYDLPVPTWFVVGNNEAFDVVESIRRGDASLTASRPHLLASTAVELDGLRVVGLSGTYAPTQYAKPRAELRGERRRHFVREDVARAKALGDADVLLCHQAPHGLLKIGGRDAGCDPVDEVLRALSPELCLVGHYHRHAEESLGDTRVVSLAPAWRRYYSLDPETLALTAYETLGSDA
- a CDS encoding AAA family ATPase; this translates as MILIVCGPPGAGKTTVSARAAERLAAVGTPFEVLHSDDFSRRTYERLYDRVAERPDDDWLLDGTFYRREWQERFLRLPDVHLVHVTASLETCLERNRARENGIDERGVYVVHGEFDDPGARADLALDTDELGIDEAVDALASAVRRWRDDK
- a CDS encoding PRC-barrel domain containing protein codes for the protein MSTDLTDDDEGKPLLDGSGEHVGFVADVEDGTAHVDPDRDLDDELKQRLGWGPSESETYSLRHDAIDRVTEEVIRLRADYGGE